A region from the Corylus avellana chromosome ca7, CavTom2PMs-1.0 genome encodes:
- the LOC132186191 gene encoding uncharacterized protein LOC132186191 isoform X1 yields the protein MPDPNPIATMDPIEHLPLPLVPSDPIPPAPTRSSPPGSTIDFMPDFSGYSWVAYSASSLLVISHFPSPLSPEENLLGPIFRQVFEPSASEVAAVSWSPETPSTGQLAAAAENCVWLFEHDSARSEGSFCWSQSAVLVQSTKVEALKWTGSGDGIISGGIEVVLWRNNNRSWEIAWKLKAERPQTLVSAAWSIEGPLASAAYPSELQIEGSMADAASKCVLVCRSSGKSEYVKSELRHPLPVSMLQWRPPTGRQLIRDAKRSPRDVLLTCCLDGTVRLWCEVDSGKIREMRKDINSHETAGRSFCVVAVIEVNQALNGTLGMDLYVLWATEIGGLLRTGDGVNQVFSTEGSEHEKAGRCEWLVGFGPGKLVHFWAIHCLDDISPMRFPRVTLWKRLELQDLEEGELRRNSFSNFKDRLLLNKFVMSRNHLSGPPIMFSLMHLLPSGSLVWSLLYTQTSNNIEDSSLNKSRTDNYLSCSATGVLNLGGHAGKIIQVAVHPYSCEVELAASLDSNGLLLFWSLSTISNCIVGRASLIPRWKRFGKFVTQDSCSKYTCLRWAPSVLDEELVLFMGHVGGIDCFIVRICQNGEENILCHYLFTIPFTGWGPYDDGPTNIFSIPLSSTCNKTFKYNKFLLLGIWMKGFQALSWEVTFHSYDSLVSCCECNFDNTDAAAGCMWKFEGAFGSKRYCLGVTPCSSYLPDPHSHDQVTSFAVVCPGSPTLKQQKLASSNDLCGSYPAYIMATGCFDGSLKLWRSIASKISTPHVPWELVGMFIAHQGPISAICLTDYGQKIATVCVEHHSNTVSTLHIWHSVHLKFAGTFMLEDTLFLDKDVVALNWLALGNGQLLLGVCMQNELQVYAPRPCGGQTLLNFEKSLKMDIWVCIAFAHTFCPIHDFIWGPRAAAVVIYDNYFSVSSQWLFHVCKKHKAKLHPNYTEDICLYCDGGTNEDILPAVFTDCDIGILRESSIEDGSGECKSGLQVKMNKKIDYLSSSLFVARAQWKCDSGSKLGLWSLLEVVERFSGCVPSYHPEVLLMNIYSGNWKRAYAAVRHLVECLTSSSASKMENISAKSSHIIPQILLSNYFDGILLKNSTDKGFQWSGDLTETSSQFQSSMNSEPIASNEMFPSSSTKSELSGFVEPLEKLYQLAALTNMEKTQILAIIDLLGEVSIPHISTYESLDEPGRRFWVALRFQQLHFSRRFGRSASINELVVDSRLIVWAYHSDCQENLYGAVLPNELSWQEMRAMGVGFWFTNTTQLRARMEKLARLQYLKNKDPKDCALLYIALNRLQVLAALFKVSKNEKDKPLVGFLARNFQEEKNKAAALKNAYVLMGRHQLELAIAFFLLGGDTYSALSVCAKNLGDEQLALVISLLVEGRGGPLQHYLITKYLLPSTIEKGDYWLASLMEWELGNHLQSFLSILGFQVDPATEKSALSSKNVAFLEPNIGLCCQTLANKSSMRNAVGEQNTAVLGRWATVMTATALKRCGLPLEALECLSSSLGILGSTDEDSWSDDAGHFEILHRILKPSQRYSSNWLSGDVAFHLEYHDKLDLAFPYFSKLMREHPSWPDTIVGSVGACTCSKENNIHEYKKLLENFRHKLCIGLSQFEQRFSLVPACLISMVLTALRNHGFLFIGYDMLHGCTSQVQSQNESNTVDGFFLGPPLHEPLLRATKEISLLFSRFIAACSITCSRPKSCYIENDMSAESSRSKQLDALGYFFEGLLPSLWNLRATLRIICDFVAEDLIMKLLIVLDLFEFYVHFASALLQKNSRVLLLMVQPLLITHTNGHTPYEVDIMDLKKLLPQIAELVAQNLSIDDKGEGFQASNNVQNKQCGDVIHSIPEDERWQIIGTCLWQHMSRFMKQKLDLVSDKFEDERFPGVSLGILSSTASRSTNLESDGNSVTQEIRLVSLSLAKLLKTTVTHLSSYHVKQLASFLWQKVENGLQVVTLLWLKESSQPHPGAPYRGAVNIDDVKNKDESSISEILWDICADSKIISEGFANGEVNLSHFFDHKPCKAWSDKYIGLGVHETEESYTYDTMHNGSFATSEAGSPARSLFRNGPAFLSSWRKDTTYTKEISTFQQPKEIYKRNGELLEALCINSIDQRQAALASNRKGILFFNWEDGMSFSDQSDYIWSEADWPQNGWAGSESTPVPTCVSPGVGLGSKKQLHLGLGGATVGVGSLARPGRDLTGDGAFGIPGYAGIGASGLGWEIQQDFEEFVDPPPTIENISTRAFSSHPSRPFFLVGSSNTHIYLWKFGKDKATATYGVLPAANVPPPYALASISALQFDYCGQRFATAAVDGTVSTWQLEVGGRSNIRPTESSLCFNSHASDVAYISSGSIIAAAGNSSNGVNVVIWDTLAPPSTSRASIICHEGGARSLSVFDNDMGSGSVSPLIVTGGKGGDVGLHDFRYIATGRTKRHRHTDNSEQSISLSSSSDMQTGVAKNVGDQNRNGMLWYIPKAHLGSITKISTIPNTSLFLTGSKDGDVKLWDAKRARLVHHWSKLHERHTFLQPSSRSFGGVVRAAVTDIQVFSHGFLTCGGDGIVKMVELR from the exons ATGCCAGACCCAAATCCAATCGCCACCATGGATCCGATAGAGCACCTCCCACTCCCTCTCGTCCCATCGGACCCGATACCTCCCGCCCCGACCCGTTCCTCACCACCAGGATCCACCATCGACTTCATGCCCGACTTCTCAGGCTACTCATGGGTGGCCTACTCGGCCTCCTCTCTCCTTGTCATCTCCCATTTCCCCTCCCCTCTCTCCCCCGAAGAAAACCTACTCGGCCCCATCTTCCGCCAGGTGTTCGAACCCTCCGCTTCCGAGGTCGCCGCCGTCTCTTGGTCCCCGGAAACGCCCTCCACGGGCCAGCTCGCCGCCGCCGCGGAGAATTGTGTCTGGCTGTTCGAGCATGACTCTGCGAGGTCCGAAG GTTCTTTTTGTTGGAGCCAGAGTGCAGTGCTTGTACAATCCACAAAGGTGGAGGCACTCAAATGGACGGGCAGTGGGGATGGGATAATTTCCGGTGGGATCGAGGTGGTTTTATGGAGAAACAACAACAGGTCATGGGAAATAGCTTGGAAGCTTAAAGCAGAGCGTCCTCAGACTCTTGTTTCCGCGGCATGGTCCATCGAGGGACCTTTGGCCTCTGCAGCTTATCCTAGTGAGCTGCAGATTGAAGGATCAATGGCTGATGCGGCAAGCAAATGCGTGTTGGTATGTCGTAGTAGTGGAAAATCTGAGTATGTGAAATCTGAGCTGCGGCATCCTCTGCCCGTGTCAATGCTTCAATGGAGGCCGCCAACAGGAAGACAATTGATCAGAGATGCGAAACGTTCACCTAGAGATGTTCTGCTAACGTGCTGCTTAGATGGAACAGTAAGGTTGTGGTGTGAGGTGGATAGTGGAAAGATCAGAGAAATGCGCAAGGACATCAACAGTCACGAAACCGCGGGGCGTTCTTTTTGTGTGGTTGCTGTTATTGAGGTTAACCAGGCCTTAAATGGAACACTGGGCATGGATTTATATGTGTTGTGGGCGACAGAAATTGGGGGCCTTCTCAGAACTGGTGATGGAGTTAACCAGGTTTTCTCGACAGAAGGATCTGAGCATGAAAAGGCAGGCAGATGTGAGTGGTTAGTCGGGTTTGGTCCAGGAAAGTTGGTACATTTTTGGGCTATCCACTGTCTTGATGACATATCCCCAATGCGGTTCCCCCGGGTTACGTTATGGAAGAGACTAGAACTGCAGGACCTCGAAGAGGGAGAACTTCGTAGGaatagtttttcaaattttaaagacAGATTACTTCTTAATAAATTCGTTATGTCAAGGAACCACTTGTCTGGTCCACCaattatgttttctttgatGCACTTATTGCCTTCTGGTTCTTTAGTTTGGTCATTGTTATATACTCAAACATCAAATAATATAGAGGATTCATCACTTAATAAATCCAGGACAGATAACTATTTATCATGTTCTGCCACTGGAGTTTTGAATTTAGGTGGTCATGCTGGAAAAATCATACAAGTTGCTGTGCATCCTTATAGCTGTGAAGTTGAACTGGCTGCATCTTTGGATTCTAATGGATTGCTTCTTTTTTGGTCACTCTCCACCATTTCCAACTGCATTGTGGGTCGTGCATCGCTGATTCCAAGATGGAAACGTTTTGGAAAATTTGTAACTCAAGATTCATGTTCCAAATACACATGCTTAAGGTGGGCTCCTTCAGTATTGGATGAAGAACTGGTTCTCTTTATGGGACATGTTGGAGGAATTGATTGCTTCATAGTTCGAATTTGccaaaatggagaagaaaatataCTATGTCACTACTTATTCACCATACCTTTCACTGGTTGGGGTCCATATGACGACGGTCCCACAAATATCTTTTCAATTCCTTTGTCTTCCACTTGTAATAAAACCTTCAAGTATaataaatttttgcttttgggGATATGGATGAAGGGCTTCCAGGCTTTATCATGGGAAGTGACCTTTCATTCTTATGATTCATTGGTAAGCTGCTGTGAATGTAATTTTGACAATACAGATGCTGCAGCAGGGTGCATGTGGAAATTTGAAGGTGCTTTTGGTAGCAAAAGATATTGTCTTGGTGTTACTCCTTGCTCATCATATCTACCAGATCCTCACTCCCATGATCAGGTTACAAGTTTTGCTGTGGTCTGTCCAGGCAGTCCGACCCTCAAACAACAAAAGCTGGCTTCAAGCAATGATCTGTGTGGTAGTTATCCTGCATATATCATGGCCACTGGCTGCTTTGATGGTAGTTTGAAACTGTGGAGAAGTATTGCTAGTAAAATATCAACTCCTCACGTGCCATGGGAGCTTGTGGGTATGTTTATTGCACATCAAGGCCCCATTAGTGCTATATGCTTGACCGATTATGGTCAGAAGATTGCAACCGTGTGTGTGGAACATCATTCAAATACTGTCAGCACCCTTCATATATGGCATTCTGTACACCTTAAATTTGCGGGGACTTTTATGCTAGAAGATACATTATTCCTTGACAAAGATGTTGTTGCTTTAAATTGGTTAGCTTTAGGAAATGGTCAGTTATTACTTGGAGTTTGCATGCAGAATGAGTTGCAAGTATATGCACCAAGGCCTTGTGGTGGTCAGACTTTGTTGAACTTTGAAAAATCTTTGAAAATGGATATATGGGTTTGCATTGCATTTGCTCATACTTTCTGTCCCATTCATGACTTCATTTGGGGACCCAGAGCTGCAGCTGTGGTTATTTATGATAATTACTTCAGTGTATCTAGTCAGTGGTTGTTCCATGTATGTAAAAAACACAAGGCTAAGTTACATCCGAATTATACCGAGGATATTTGCCTTTATTGTGATGGTGGAACAAATGAGGACATTCTTCCTGCAGTTTTCACTGACTGTGACATTGGCATTCTCAGAGAATCATCAATTGAAGATGGTAGTGGTGAATGCAAGTCTGGGCTGCAGGTAAAGATGAATAAGAAGATTGATTACCTGTCCAGCAGTTTGTTTGTAGCAAGGGCTCAATGGAAATGCGATTCAGGTTCCAAGCTTGGTTTATGGAGCCTGCTAGAAGTAGTGGAGAGGTTTAGCGGATGTGTGCCTAGCTATCACCCTGAAGTGCTACTTATGAATATATATTCAG GCAATTGGAAACGTGCATATGCGGCTGTGAGGCATCTTGTTGAGTGTCTTACTTCTAGTTCTGCTTCTAAGATGGAAAATATCTCTGCCAAGTCTAGCCACATTATCCCACAAATCCTTTTGTCAAATTATTTTGATGGAATTCTCTTGAAAAATTCAACTGATAAAGGATTTCAATGGAGTGGAGATTTGACCGAAACATCGTCACAGTTTCAGAGCAGCATGAATTCTGAGCCCATTGCTTCCAATGAAATGTTCCCTTCCTCTTCCACAAAATCTGAACTTAGTGGGTTTGTTGAGCCTCTTGAGAAGTTGTATCAATTAGCAGCTTTAACCAACATGGAGAAGACGCAAATTCTTGCAATTATAGATCTTCTTGGGGAAGTTAGTATTCCACACATTTCTACCTATGAAAGTCTTGATGAACCTGGGCGAAG GTTTTGGGTGGCATTGAGGTTTCAGCAGTTACATTTTTCCCGAAGGTTTGGTAGATCAGCATCAATAAATGAGTTGGTTGTTGACTCCAGGTTGATTGTATGGGCCTACCACTCTGATTGTCAGGAAAATCTATATGGTGCTGTTTTACCTAATGAACTGTCTTGGCAAGAAATGCGGGCTATGGGAGTTGGATTTTGGTTTACTAATACAACACAATTGCGTGCACGG ATGGAGAAACTGGCAAGATTACAATATCTGAAGAACAAAGATCCTAAGGATTGTGCACTGTTATATATAGCATTGAATAGGCTTCAAGTATTGGCTGCCCTTTTCAAAGTCAGCAAGAATGAGAAGGATAAGCCGTTGGTGGGTTTTCTTGCACGTAATTTTCAG gaagagaaaaataaggcAGCTGCTTTGAAGAATGCTTATGTTTTAATGGGCAGACATCAGCTAGAGCTGGCCattgctttctttcttcttggagGTGATACTTATTCTGCCCTCAGTGTTTGTGCAAAGAACCTTGGAGATGAACAGCTTGCACTAGTAATTTCTCTGCTTGTTGAGGGGCGTGGTGGACCATTACAGCATTATCTAATAACAAAGTATTTGCTTCCATCCACCATTGAGAAAGGCGACTACTGGCTAGCAAGCCTTATGGAG TGGGAACTGGGGAATCACTTGCAATCATTTTTGAGCATCCTTGGTTTCCAGGTTGATCCTGCGACTGAAAAATCTGCACTTTCGTCCAAAAATGTTGCTTTTTTGGAGCCAAATATTGGTCTTTGTTGCCAAACACTAGCCAACAAAAGTAGCATGAGAAATGCCGTAGGGGAGCAAAATACTGCAGTTCTGGGTAGGTGGGCAACTGTGATGACAGCTACTGCTTTAAAACGATGTGGGCTTCCT CTCGAGGCTTTGGAGTGCCTTTCATCATCCCTGGGCATTCTTGGGAGTACAGATGAAGATAGCTGGTCAGATGATGCTGGACATTTTGAAATTCTACATAGGATTCTAAAGCCTTCTCAACGATATTCCTCTAACTGGCTTTCTGGGGATGTAGCTTTTCATCTGGAGTACCATGATAAATTGGATTTGGCATTTCCGTACTTCTCAAAATTGATGAGAGAGCATCCAAGTTGGCCAGACACCATTGTAGGATCTGTTGGAGCTTGTACTTGCTCAAAGGAAAATAACATTCATGAATACAAGAAATTACTCGAAAACTTTCGGCATAAGTTATGTATAGGGCTCTCGCAGTTTGAGCAGAGGTTTTCCTTGGTTCCTGCCTGTCTGATTAGCATG GTATTAACCGCACTACGCAATCATGGGTTCTTATTTATCGGATATGATATGTTGCATGGTTGTACTTCTCAAGTTCAGTCACAAAATGAGAGTAATACAGTTGATGGTTTCTTCTTAGGCCCTCCTCTGCATGAGCCACTTTTGAGGGCTACCAAAGaaatttcccttttattttcaCGGTTTATTGCTGCCTGCAGTATAACTTGCTCTCGGCCGAAGTCATGTTACATTGAGAATGACATGTCTGCTGAAAGTAGTAGATCTAAGCAGTTAGATGCTTTGGGGTACTTCTTTGAAGGTCTTTTACCGTCATTGTGGAATTTAAGAGCTACTTTGAGAATTATTTGTGACTTCGTCGCTGAAGATCTCATCATGAAACTCCTTATTGTTCTTGATTTATTTGAGTTTTATGTACATTTTGCATCTGCTTTGCTTCAAAAAAACTCAAGAGTTCTCCTTCTGATGGTACAACCCCTCTTGATCACTCATACCAATGGGCATACTCCGTATGAAGTTGATATAATGGATTTGAAGAAACTCCTTCCCCAGATTGCAGAGTTGGTGGCTCAAAATCTTTCAATAGATGACAAAGGAGAGGGTTTTCAGGCTTCAAATAATGTGCAAAATAAACAATGTGGAGATGTAATCCATTCAATACCAGAAGATGAAAGATGGCAAATTATTGGCACTTGTTTGTGGCAACACATGTCCAGATTCATGAAACAGAAGTTAGATTTGGTGTCTGATAAGTTTGAAGATGAACGTTTCCCAGGTGTTTCCCTCGGAATTCTCTCTTCCACGGCATCTAGATCCACAAATTTGGAATCTGATGGCAACAGTGTAACTCAGGAGATCAGGCTGGTCTCATTGAGCTTGGCAAAGTTACTGAAGACCACAGTTACACATCTTTCTTCTTATCATGTAAAACAACTTGCGTCATTTCTATGGCAGAAAGTAGAGAATGGATTGCAGGTAGTGACTCTTCTGTGGTTAAAAGAATCTAGTCAGCCCCATCCTGGAGCCCCTTATCGGGGTGCTGTAAATATTGACGATGTGAAAAACAAAGACGAATCTTCAATTTCTGAAATACTTTGGGATATCTGTGCTGATTCTAAGATAATATCTGAAGGCTTTGCAAATGGAGAAGTAAATTTGTCACATTTTTTCGATCACAAACCCTGTAAAGCATGGAGTGATAAATATATTGGTCTGGGAGTACATGAAACAGAGGAATCTTATACATATGACACCATGCACAATGGTAGTTTTGCCACTAGTGAAGCTGGATCACCTGCTAGAAGTCTGTTTCGAAATGGACCCGCTTTTCTAAGTTCCTGGCGGAAAGACACAACATATACAAAGGAGATTTCAACTTTCCAACAGCCTaaagaaatatataagagaaatggGGAGCTTTTGGAG GCTTTGTGTATCAACTCTATTGATCAAAGGCAAGCTGCACTTGCTAGCAATCGAAAG GGCATACTATTCTTTAATTGGGAAGATGGGATGTCTTTCAGTGATCAGTCAGACTATATCTGGTCAGAAGCTGATTGGCCACAGAATGGGTGGGCTGGTTCTGAGTCGACCCCAGTTCCAACATGTGTATCTCCTGGTGTTGGTCTGGGGAGCAAAAAACAGTTACACCTTGGGTTGGGTGGAGCAACTGTTGGTGTGGGCTCTTTGGCAAGGCCCGGCAGGGACTTGACAGGTGATGGAGCATTTGGGATTCCAGGTTATGCTGGTATTGGTGCCTCTGGCTTAGGTTGGGAGATTCAACAGGACTTTGAGGAGTTTGTTGATCCACCGCCTACCATTGAGAATATAAGCACAAGAGCTTTCTCAAGTCACCCCTCTAGGCCTTTCTTCTTGGTGGGTTCTAGTAATACACACATTTACTTATGGAAG TTCGGTAAAGATAAAGCTACTGCAACTTATGGAGTTTTGCCTGCTGCAAACGTACCCCCACCATATGCTCTTGCATCGATATCAGCTTTGCAGTTTGACTACTGTGGACAAAGATTTGCTACTGCTGCCGTAGACGGAACTGTAAGCACATGGCAGCTGGAGGTAGGAGGAAGAAGTAACATTCGGCCTACAGAATCATCTCTCTGCTTCAACAGCCATGCATC GGATGTTGCTTATATTTCCAGTGGATCAATCATTGCTGCTGCTGGGAATAGCTCCAACGGTGTTAATGTTGTTATATGGGATACGTTGGCTCCACCTTCAACCTCTCGAGCTTCCATTATTTGTCATGAAG GTGGCGCCCGCTCCCTTTCTGTGTTTGATAATGACATGGGAAGTGGTTCTGTTTCTCCTCTTATTGTGACTGGCGGTAAAGGTGGTGATGTTGGACTCCATGACTTCCGGTACATTGCTACTGGTAGGACTAAAAGGCACAGGCACACTGATAATAGTGAACAAAGCATTAGCCTGTCTTCAAGTTCTGACATGCAGACAGGGGTTGCTAAGAATGTCGGAGACCAGAATCGAAATGGGATGCTTTGGTATATACCGAAGGCTCACTTAG GGAGTATCACCAAAATATCTACCATCCCAAATACTAGTCTGTTCTTAACGGGAAGCAAAGATGGAGATGTTAAACTTTGGGATGCCAAAAGAGCCCGGTTAGTACATCACTGGTCGAAATTACATGAAAGACATACCTTTTTGCAACCCAGTTCTCGAAGCTTTGGTGGAGTTGTTCGG GCTGCTGTTACAGATATACAAGTTTTTTCTCACGGTTTTCTTACATGCGGTGGAGATGGCATTGTAAAGATGGTAGAGCTCAGATAG